The Malus sylvestris chromosome 3, drMalSylv7.2, whole genome shotgun sequence genomic sequence AGGCCACTTCCAAATGGAAGGCCCTGCTTATGATGCACAGATGGTGAATCTTATCCTTGAATTCATTGCATCATTGTAGGTAATCAACCATGTGTAATGGAGTTGTTCTATATCAGAACGGATCGGATCCACACCGATCAGATTCTCTCCGTTAGCATCGTGCCGCTGATGTATGTATATGCTAACTTGTAATCGTGTGTAATTTGCAGGAGCTTAGttggtttgctatgtgctttcGGTGTAAAATTAAGCTGATGTCTCAACAAATACGAGAGAAAGAGAGTCGTTAAATCAATCTTTACAGTCAAGTGTCATCCAGTACAACCCCGAAAACATAATTAAGGTTAAACTAAAACTGAAACGAAGCCTAACGCTTACACTAATCATTCACTTGATTCGACGTCAAATCCGAATATGGCACAAATACTACAAGCAGGAATATATCATATGTCGCTACTCTCAAAACGTTGATCATCGGATGCAATTCTGCCGTCTCTGGTCATTTTGTTGCCATTTGAACCGTCAACCCCCCGACCTTCAGCCATTTCGTCATACTGCCGTTTTCTCCATCCTCGTTCTTGGTCTAGTGATTGTCTTTGGGAGAATGTATGTTCATCTGTTTTGAAgccaaagaaggaagaaaaatgggACATTGGTCATCAGCAAAAGTTAATAAGACGTTGCGCAGCCGTGCTGCTTCAGAGATACATTCACTGCAATAATAGATAATACATCCATTGTAATTTTCGGAAAAATATATACGCAACATAGCAGCATGATGACCTTGATGTTAAAAATTACAGAAAGTTTTAACTGAAAAGTTGTACACAGTAAGTACTAGTCAAATCTGACTAATAAGGACTAAAGATACAACATAAGGCAGTGGAGCTTTATTATGTATTATAGAACATGGGTTATATGCAATTAGTTATTACCGCTTTCAACGTCAGATGCATCTTCGAGTCTTGCAATTGCATCGACCAGTGCCTGTTCATGCTCCTGCGTTTTATATAAACCATTACAATCCCGGCAATTAAAGAACATCACGCAAATAAAGCATAAAAGATGCTTGAATTCATACTTTGAGAACTTTCTTGGCTTTCTCAATCTCCATGGGGTCAGGATGGCTGGCTCTGAAAACCTTTTCCACCTATAGTTTCAAACAAAGCGGGAAAAACAAGTTACCACCAGGTAATTGGAGGAAAAGCGGGGAAGAAAAAACTTAAATCGTCATACTTATACCTCTTTAATCAACGAGCCTGTATGAAGTATTTCAATGTCGCTCATTGTCTTCCTGCCAATGCCATTTAGTTGCGGAGGCAAATCCTTCTTGGAACCCTTTGCAGTCCCTCTACCTCTTCCTGCACCAGCAACTGCACCACCACGTGCCGTGGACTTTTTATTCCCTCGGCCAGGTCCAGGTCCAGGTCGACCGCCTTTACGAGAAATCCCAGGATCATCAGCTTCCCACCGAATATCTTCAGGAGATATCTATATCATTAGAAGGAACAACAACAATTAGCAAAAAGCAATCGGGAAATGAGCTCACAAGGAAAATCACAAACACAATCTAATGGGCCACAAGGTCCACAACCCATTACAATGTCAGTACAATGTTAAGCAAGTATTTGATGTTCATCCCTACTTTCTCCACATCCCAAGGacaaaaagtgaaaactaaaaactaaatagttatcaaacggacccatggtaaaatatataagaaCACTGCTCAGTATCAAAAAGCACAAACTTTTGATATGAAGATTTACATGGTGATAATGAGGTAACTCAAAATCAATCTGCAATCGTAGCTTTATTATGAATAAAATGGTTAAGGAATTGAAAAACTTAGCATAGAGTACAGATTTAAGTTTAAATAATTGCAAAAACAAGCACAGAAAAGCAAAGTACCTCAGATTCTCCTGAAGTGCTATAAACCCGCACAAACTCATTTGTCATAAtgtgcaaaaacaaaaaacaaaaactttgatttttgagatttgaaatttaattatttatgagaTAAAGAATATATCTTTGATAAACAAAAGGATTAAAGGCCTACGAAAGAAACATCAATAGCAGTATACCTCTTTTAGATTGACCCATTCCCATGTCTCATCCACTGTACCAATATCATAAACCAGAGCATGTAGACCCTGTCAACATTTGAGAATTGTTAGAATTCACGAAGATTTATATTGGAGTTGCGTGGTCAAAACTGCTAAATTAAAAAATGCTTACTCAGGTTCAGATGAATTCACAGCAAAAGCATACCTCAGCACGGTTGAAATTAGTTATAACAGCCTCATAGAAGTGATTGTCTTCAGGCCACCTTGTCCAAACTTTTCTTCCTACTAACGGATCATCAGTTTCTCCCTCAGCAGGCTCATTTTCCACAAAGGCACCGGTAGGACCTCGATTAGTGGCTTGGGGCCTTCCAGGAATATTTGCAGAAGGGTACTGTGTGGACTTCAAAAGCAGGCAACAAACTCCATTAGAAAAGAACAGGGAAAAACAAATCCAAGAATATATAAATAGCATTGCACCATTTTCTTAACCCAGGATTATTTCAACTTACAGATTTTGGTTTCTTGTTCCGAGGTCCTGGAGGAGGACCTCGTCTCAAAGCTGCAGAGGATTGTTGCATGGATGGAGGCAACGCAGGAGTTGCAGCACCGAGGGATAAGGACTGTGATGTTTTCTGTTTCTTGCGTGATGCTGAAACAGTTGGACTAGGCAGGGGGTCATGAACAGGCTGAGCAGCATTAAGTGTACCATGTTGGACCCCACTTGTTTTTCTCCATTCCCTAATAGCATATAgtaaaacatttctcataaaaaAATGCAGAGCTATCCAAATGTCTTTGCTGCTCAAACCAACATGGCATAATATAATCAGACCTTAATCTCTGGATCATGTCATCGGCATTGACCCTGGACAAAAGTTCTCTGTGTTCCTCATCAGATACTCTCAGCTCCTTTCTAAGTTCCGTAATTAAAGTTTCCTTATCCTGTAAAGTACATAAGAACTGACTTTCAGGCCTAAGTTAACACAATCATACTTTTGATCCAAAAGAAAAGCGGAAGAAAAACTACGAATAATTAATCAAACAGCTACCCAGGTGAGGGCATCAGATTGAGCACTAAACGCCCTTAGAACTGAACAGTATGCTTCTTGCTCAATGCGGTGAATCTGGATTTCCATGTCACCATGCATCCTAGATAATGGAGCAGAACCGACGGCTGCTGACCTTCCATTCCCAGAAGTTCGGCCTCCTCTTTGAAACCTATTTTGATGAGACGGCGGAAGGTCATCATCCGTTCCTGCAAATGTTTCAGAACATAGCAAAACTATTATTTCTAGCTTCAGTAACAAGTCTATTAGGCCTTTCAAGTACATTGCAATAGGAAACCATGGAATCCTTTTCATTTCTAAGGGCCTTGTCCCCGCGATAGCCACCTTTTTCAGTTATATGCATGCAACATATTTAGCAGGCAGTTTCTTGTATCTGTGCCTCATAAAGTATGCACAAACTATATGTATATAGAAATACAGATCTTATATTCCAGACAAACCACGTAAGAATGCACTCCTTCCTCAAAGTATTGTGACACTAGTGAAAAAGGAACTAAAATTGTAAATCACACCAACATTTTCTGATAATACAGATGATAGGTTCTAGATGCATGCACAGTCCCCTAAAAATGTTGCTTTAGCATCCAAGAGTAGTACCAATGttaaataaacaagaaaaaggaaaaagaaagatacCTTGGTTACAATGTTAAATATTTTGCTAATTCGGAAAAATAACTATTGCTTTTCTCATTGTTGTCATGCAACAGAACAAAACAGCTTTGCAGGTATTTATAACAGAAACATAATAACTCTCATGCTCAAAATGCATCTTTCCCTATTCCGACACTAAACTAACGCATCCTTTTGTTAAaatatgttaaactaatataagCCATAATTTTCAGCCTTAATTGCCAACTTTTCTGAATAAAACAAACCAACgacaaacacacaaaacatgACCAATATATCAAGAACTCTTAACTTTATGCCGATCTGTTACTTTTCTCGCACCATCAGCCTTTTTCTCCTACGCGGTGACCTTGGCTAGAAACGGAATAATCGGACCTAACTACCATTGACAAAATTCCACAGAGGAGAGTTACAAGTGACTT encodes the following:
- the LOC126616097 gene encoding protein EMSY-LIKE 3 isoform X2, encoding MDYELSDSSGTDDDLPPSHQNRFQRGGRTSGNGRSAAVGSAPLSRMHGDMEIQIHRIEQEAYCSVLRAFSAQSDALTWDKETLITELRKELRVSDEEHRELLSRVNADDMIQRLREWRKTSGVQHGTLNAAQPVHDPLPSPTVSASRKKQKTSQSLSLGAATPALPPSMQQSSAALRRGPPPGPRNKKPKSSTQYPSANIPGRPQATNRGPTGAFVENEPAEGETDDPLVGRKVWTRWPEDNHFYEAVITNFNRAEGLHALVYDIGTVDETWEWVNLKEISPEDIRWEADDPGISRKGGRPGPGPGRGNKKSTARGGAVAGAGRGRGTAKGSKKDLPPQLNGIGRKTMSDIEILHTGSLIKEVEKVFRASHPDPMEIEKAKKVLKEHEQALVDAIARLEDASDVESVNVSLKQHGCATSY
- the LOC126616097 gene encoding protein EMSY-LIKE 3 isoform X1, whose translation is MDYELSDSSGTDDDLPPSHQNRFQRGGRTSGNGRSAAVGSAPLSRMHGDMEIQIHRIEQEAYCSVLRAFSAQSDALTWDKETLITELRKELRVSDEEHRELLSRVNADDMIQRLREWRKTSGVQHGTLNAAQPVHDPLPSPTVSASRKKQKTSQSLSLGAATPALPPSMQQSSAALRRGPPPGPRNKKPKSSTQYPSANIPGRPQATNRGPTGAFVENEPAEGETDDPLVGRKVWTRWPEDNHFYEAVITNFNRAEGLHALVYDIGTVDETWEWVNLKEISPEDIRWEADDPGISRKGGRPGPGPGRGNKKSTARGGAVAGAGRGRGTAKGSKKDLPPQLNGIGRKTMSDIEILHTGSLIKEVEKVFRASHPDPMEIEKAKKVLKEHEQALVDAIARLEDASDVESDEHTFSQRQSLDQERGWRKRQYDEMAEGRGVDGSNGNKMTRDGRIASDDQRFESSDI